A genomic segment from bacterium encodes:
- a CDS encoding fibronectin type III domain-containing protein encodes MGNRIVLSGCAIAVLTFAGVKAEELQVVATTPNSVTLTWIAPGDDNFTGQASAYDIRYSLTTITAANWASATRATGVPAPKVAGSAESFDVTGLASSTTYFFAMKAGDEIPNWSAMSNVVQKTTLQEATPPSAIVNLTAGTVTSSSIALAWTAPGDDGTVGTATLYDIRYSTSTITASNWANAAQVAGETAPRVAGSAESFVVAGLNPATTYYFAIKTADEAANLSALSNVATKATGAESTPPSAIANLAAPTSGETTVTLTWTAPGDDGNSGTATQYDIRYSTTAITAANFGSATQVASEPSPKVAGSAETFTVTGLALSSTYYFAIKTADEAANWSGLSNVISKATTGDTTPPAQVTDLAAY; translated from the coding sequence ATGGGAAACAGAATCGTCTTGTCTGGATGTGCCATTGCTGTCCTGACATTCGCGGGAGTGAAGGCGGAAGAGTTGCAGGTTGTTGCGACCACTCCGAATTCGGTCACGCTCACCTGGATCGCGCCGGGAGATGACAACTTCACTGGGCAGGCTTCGGCATATGATATCCGTTATTCACTCACAACCATCACCGCAGCTAATTGGGCTAGTGCGACCAGGGCAACCGGCGTTCCTGCTCCAAAAGTAGCTGGAAGCGCAGAGTCGTTCGATGTCACCGGTTTGGCATCGAGCACCACATACTTCTTTGCTATGAAAGCAGGTGATGAGATCCCGAACTGGTCGGCAATGTCTAATGTCGTTCAGAAGACTACCCTGCAGGAGGCCACGCCACCGTCGGCAATTGTCAATCTGACTGCCGGAACGGTCACTTCTTCGAGCATTGCACTTGCCTGGACTGCTCCGGGAGATGATGGCACGGTTGGTACCGCTACTCTGTATGATATCCGGTATTCGACTTCAACGATCACCGCCAGCAACTGGGCAAACGCCGCACAGGTCGCCGGCGAGACCGCTCCAAGAGTAGCAGGATCTGCTGAGTCGTTTGTAGTGGCCGGTTTGAACCCCGCAACTACCTATTACTTTGCTATCAAGACGGCTGATGAGGCTGCAAATCTGTCTGCTTTGTCAAACGTTGCTACCAAGGCCACTGGCGCAGAGTCAACGCCGCCATCCGCCATCGCCAATCTGGCAGCACCGACGTCTGGTGAAACCACAGTGACGCTCACCTGGACTGCTCCGGGGGACGATGGTAATTCCGGCACGGCCACTCAATACGACATACGATACTCAACGACGGCGATCACGGCGGCCAACTTTGGTTCGGCCACCCAAGTAGCTTCCGAACCTTCGCCAAAAGTGGCTGGAAGTGCTGAGACCTTTACCGTGACTGGCTTGGCATTGAGCTCTACCTATTACTTCGCGATCAAGACCGCCGACGAGGCCGCGAATTGGTCTGGCCTATCGAATGTCATCTCTAAAGCAACGACTGGCGATACCACACCGCCGGCGCAGGTGACTGATCTTGCCGCCTACTAA
- a CDS encoding histidine phosphatase family protein — protein sequence MKKRSVQAPAPSRLLLLIRHGKAAPKDIGLSDFERVLTADGATECRNMATLLESHVAGLDQILSSPADRALETAHLFAKALSFPIEQIALVPDLYSSHGTKAIIARVKRTEPRVKLIALVGHNPMIDDLAAFFIPGFSESIDKSGVVAISFGKLPWAEIRKGAGKLTFAFAPSGDAHKQARANRRAVA from the coding sequence ATGAAAAAGAGATCAGTCCAGGCACCTGCTCCTTCACGGTTGCTTCTGCTCATTCGACATGGCAAAGCGGCACCCAAAGATATTGGATTGTCTGATTTCGAGCGTGTGCTGACCGCCGATGGCGCTACCGAGTGCCGAAACATGGCCACCCTTCTCGAGTCGCATGTAGCTGGCCTTGACCAGATACTTTCCAGCCCGGCCGATCGAGCTCTGGAAACGGCTCATCTCTTCGCGAAGGCTCTTAGCTTCCCGATCGAACAGATCGCTTTAGTGCCAGATCTCTATTCATCCCACGGAACCAAAGCGATCATTGCCAGAGTCAAACGGACCGAACCGCGCGTCAAGCTGATCGCATTAGTAGGGCATAACCCGATGATAGATGATCTGGCTGCGTTTTTCATACCCGGATTCAGTGAGTCGATCGACAAGTCCGGGGTTGTGGCCATCTCATTCGGCAAATTGCCATGGGCGGAGATCCGCAAAGGGGCAGGGAAATTGACGTTTGCTTTCGCACCGTCAGGCGATGCTCACAAGCAGGCCCGAGCCAACCGACGAGCCGTCGCGTAA